In Dermatophilus congolensis, a genomic segment contains:
- a CDS encoding precorrin-8X methylmutase — protein sequence MTTPKTPYTYETNGANIYRESFATIRAETDLTHLTPEEERVAVRMIHSCGSTDLINDIIFSPNAAHEGITALNNGAPILTDTHMVASGITRRRLPANNDIICTLHDERVPELAATLETTRTAAGIHLWGERIDGAVIAIGNAPTALFHLLNLLHTNPWRPALILGIPVGFVGAIESKEALHNDPLNPPHIIVRGRRGGSAITCGALNALASSAE from the coding sequence ATGACCACTCCCAAAACTCCCTACACCTACGAAACCAACGGCGCCAACATCTACCGCGAATCCTTCGCCACAATCCGCGCCGAAACCGACCTCACCCACCTCACCCCCGAGGAAGAACGCGTCGCCGTCCGCATGATCCACTCCTGCGGATCCACCGACCTCATCAATGACATCATCTTCTCCCCCAACGCCGCCCACGAAGGCATCACCGCCCTCAACAACGGTGCCCCCATCCTCACCGACACCCACATGGTCGCCAGCGGCATCACCCGCCGCCGTCTGCCCGCCAACAACGACATCATCTGCACCCTCCACGACGAACGCGTCCCCGAACTGGCCGCCACCCTCGAAACCACCCGCACCGCCGCAGGCATCCACCTATGGGGCGAACGCATTGACGGCGCAGTCATCGCCATCGGCAACGCCCCCACCGCACTCTTCCACCTCCTCAACCTCCTCCACACCAACCCCTGGCGTCCTGCCCTCATCCTGGGCATCCCCGTCGGATTCGTCGGCGCCATCGAGTCCAAAGAAGCCCTCCACAACGACCCCCTCAACCCCCCCCACATCATCGTCCGCGGCCGCCGCGGCGGCAGCGCCATCACCTGCGGCGCCCTCAACGCCCTCGCCAGCAGCGCCGAATAA
- a CDS encoding precorrin-2 C(20)-methyltransferase, producing the protein MNQAAPGKLIGVGVGPGDPELLTIKAARAIENADVIAYHEAKPGSSNARATAADHIHSHHIELPLTYPITTGTTSHPGGYTGAINDFYTEATHLIATHLDAGRTVAVLAEGDPFLYSSFQHLHERLAHTYPTQVIPGISSITAVATALGRPLVEATETLTILPGTLPTDELAARLATADCAVIMKLGRTFTSVRQALTTAGRLNEAWYVERVSHDEREVVTPLADVNPDNVPYFSLAVIPSRVGAAEWMPVPAPPSQKESSCIGYVDVCGLGPAGAMWRSPQVTAALAQATDIIGYTTYVKRVPERPGLTRHLSDNKVELERAEFALDLALRGHRVAVVSSGDAGIFAMATAVLEAADQERYRHIPVRVLPGITAAAAVAASVGAPIGHDFATISLSDRLKPFEVIRERVRAAAQTDLVIALYNPASKERTWQLRSIIDDLRTFRAETTPVVVARAVGSESEKVTVTTLGDLDPDTVDMRTALIIGSNQTRLSTRIAPGGRSTGAACEDGTQRVLWTPRTYPQQ; encoded by the coding sequence ATGAACCAGGCCGCCCCCGGAAAACTCATCGGCGTAGGAGTAGGCCCCGGCGACCCCGAACTACTCACCATCAAAGCCGCCCGGGCCATCGAAAACGCCGACGTTATCGCCTACCACGAAGCCAAACCAGGCTCTTCCAACGCCCGCGCCACCGCCGCAGACCATATCCACTCCCACCACATCGAACTCCCCCTCACCTACCCCATCACAACCGGAACCACCAGCCACCCCGGCGGATACACCGGGGCAATCAACGACTTCTACACCGAAGCCACCCACCTCATCGCCACCCACCTCGACGCTGGCCGCACAGTCGCCGTCCTCGCCGAAGGAGACCCTTTCCTCTATAGCTCCTTCCAACACCTACACGAACGCCTGGCACACACCTACCCCACCCAGGTCATCCCCGGCATCAGCTCCATAACAGCTGTAGCCACCGCCCTTGGACGCCCCCTCGTCGAAGCCACCGAAACGCTCACCATCCTGCCCGGAACCCTACCCACTGATGAGCTGGCCGCTCGCCTAGCCACCGCCGACTGCGCAGTCATCATGAAACTGGGTCGCACCTTCACCTCCGTGCGTCAAGCCCTCACCACAGCCGGGCGCCTTAACGAGGCTTGGTACGTCGAACGCGTCAGCCATGACGAACGCGAAGTCGTCACGCCTCTAGCAGACGTCAACCCCGACAATGTTCCCTACTTCTCTCTAGCTGTCATTCCCAGCCGTGTCGGAGCAGCCGAATGGATGCCTGTACCCGCACCTCCCAGTCAGAAAGAAAGCTCTTGTATCGGGTACGTGGATGTCTGCGGCTTAGGGCCTGCCGGAGCAATGTGGCGCTCCCCTCAAGTCACAGCAGCGCTAGCCCAAGCCACTGACATCATCGGTTACACCACATATGTCAAACGCGTCCCAGAACGCCCTGGTCTTACCCGACATCTATCTGACAATAAAGTTGAGCTAGAGCGCGCAGAATTCGCTCTGGACCTCGCACTACGTGGCCACCGCGTAGCCGTCGTCTCTTCAGGTGACGCAGGTATCTTCGCGATGGCTACCGCTGTTCTCGAGGCAGCTGATCAAGAACGCTATCGCCACATCCCTGTGCGGGTTCTGCCTGGAATCACTGCTGCTGCGGCTGTGGCTGCAAGTGTCGGTGCTCCCATTGGCCACGACTTCGCGACCATCTCATTGTCTGACCGGCTCAAACCGTTTGAGGTGATCCGTGAGCGAGTCCGAGCAGCTGCGCAAACGGACCTTGTTATTGCTCTCTACAACCCCGCAAGCAAAGAACGCACCTGGCAGCTGCGCTCCATTATCGATGACCTACGTACTTTCCGAGCCGAAACAACCCCCGTCGTTGTTGCCCGCGCGGTGGGCTCTGAGTCTGAAAAAGTCACAGTCACAACATTGGGCGACCTTGACCCAGACACCGTAGACATGCGCACCGCACTCATTATTGGATCAAACCAGACACGTTTGAGCACGCGTATAGCCCCTGGGGGCAGGAGCACCGGCGCAGCGTGTGAAGACGGCACTCAGCGCGTGCTCTGGACTCCCCGCACTTATCCGCAACAGTGA
- the cobM gene encoding precorrin-4 C(11)-methyltransferase — protein sequence MTVHFIGAGPGAADFITLRGLRIIQNSPVCLYAGTLIPKELLEHCPDGARLIDTSTLDLEGIINECQKAHSEGHDVARLASGDLSIYSAVAEQIRRLQAVGIDYTMTPGVPAFAAAAATLGHELTVPEVGQTVILTRISRSATAMPPGENLATLGASRALLVLHLATAHIDDVVAELLPNYGPDCPAAVVALASRPDEIVLRGQLDNIAAATKEAGIRRTAVILVGQALSAKEFPDSHLYSMACAAERRAEGVPAPIAGLPR from the coding sequence ATGACTGTCCACTTCATCGGAGCAGGCCCCGGCGCCGCCGACTTCATCACCCTCCGCGGCCTACGCATCATCCAAAACAGCCCCGTCTGCCTCTATGCAGGAACCCTTATCCCCAAAGAACTCCTCGAACACTGCCCTGATGGCGCTCGACTTATCGACACCTCCACCCTCGACCTCGAAGGCATCATCAACGAGTGCCAAAAAGCGCACAGCGAAGGCCACGATGTTGCCCGCCTAGCCTCCGGTGACCTATCCATCTACTCCGCAGTTGCCGAGCAAATCCGACGACTCCAAGCTGTCGGCATCGACTACACAATGACTCCCGGTGTCCCGGCCTTCGCAGCAGCAGCCGCCACCCTCGGACACGAACTCACTGTGCCCGAAGTTGGTCAAACCGTCATTCTCACCCGCATCTCACGCAGCGCCACCGCCATGCCACCAGGGGAGAACCTCGCCACTCTAGGGGCAAGCCGAGCCCTTCTTGTCCTGCACCTAGCCACCGCGCACATCGACGATGTCGTCGCTGAATTGCTTCCCAACTACGGGCCAGATTGCCCCGCCGCCGTCGTTGCCCTCGCTAGCCGACCCGATGAAATTGTGTTGCGCGGCCAACTGGACAACATCGCTGCCGCAACAAAAGAAGCTGGCATCCGCCGAACAGCAGTAATCCTGGTCGGACAAGCCCTCAGCGCTAAAGAATTCCCAGACAGCCACTTGTACTCAATGGCGTGTGCTGCTGAACGACGCGCCGAAGGAGTCCCCGCCCCCATAGCGGGGCTGCCTCGGTAA
- a CDS encoding cobalt-precorrin-6A reductase: MSTPHLLLLGGTTESRLLANELADAFPGWHITNSLAGRTHTTHNLPGDTRTGGFGGPENMATWLRENGISAIIDATHPFANTITTNTITAARTAIPGHEIPYLRLQRPQWDPHPGDNWHTATTPTDAAQHIDTLGTRALITTGRRDLAAFTHVKAHCLIRTIEPPTEPLPTSHELILDRGPYTLEGETTLINNHHIDVLVTKNSGGAATAPKLQAARNAGIPVIMIQRPTLPDDIDIAESLPEALLWLARINARPTTHQQPPTPTTTTNTHSSTAHTIHQLRWPWTGALDDVAHALDNHQPVDLDNPTNWPLPPLGDTLATNHQHIAARLIVTDMDPLAAMQFGTDTPTLILTPPSLIIGVGGGSSINARDILKHLREIMSANLLASGAIATLVSIDRNGKYGLLTETALLLEHLEKNHRHEIGVKVYDPHTLAQHDTPNPNPHVADLTGTPSVAEAAVLATGARLIIPKHIANHSHGSSTIAIGRITP, translated from the coding sequence ATGAGCACCCCCCACCTCCTCCTCCTCGGCGGAACCACCGAATCCCGTCTCCTCGCAAACGAACTCGCCGACGCATTCCCCGGCTGGCACATCACCAACTCACTCGCCGGCCGCACCCACACCACCCACAACCTTCCCGGCGACACCCGCACCGGAGGATTCGGCGGTCCCGAAAACATGGCCACCTGGCTACGCGAAAACGGAATCAGCGCCATCATCGACGCAACCCACCCCTTCGCCAACACCATCACCACCAACACCATCACCGCAGCCCGCACCGCCATCCCCGGACACGAAATCCCCTACCTACGCCTCCAACGCCCCCAATGGGATCCCCACCCCGGCGACAACTGGCACACCGCAACCACCCCCACCGACGCCGCCCAACACATCGACACACTCGGCACCCGCGCCCTCATCACCACCGGACGCCGCGACCTCGCCGCATTCACACACGTCAAAGCGCACTGCCTCATCCGCACCATCGAACCCCCCACCGAACCTCTCCCCACCAGCCACGAACTCATCCTCGACCGCGGCCCCTACACCCTCGAGGGCGAAACCACCCTCATCAACAACCACCACATCGACGTCCTCGTCACCAAAAACTCCGGAGGCGCCGCCACCGCCCCCAAACTCCAAGCAGCCCGCAACGCCGGCATCCCCGTCATCATGATCCAACGCCCCACCCTCCCCGACGACATAGATATTGCCGAATCCCTCCCCGAAGCCCTCCTCTGGCTCGCCCGCATCAACGCCCGCCCCACCACCCACCAACAACCCCCCACCCCCACAACAACCACCAACACACACAGCTCCACCGCACATACCATCCACCAACTCCGATGGCCCTGGACCGGCGCCCTCGACGACGTTGCCCACGCCCTGGACAACCACCAACCAGTAGATCTCGACAACCCCACCAACTGGCCCCTACCCCCACTCGGCGACACCCTCGCCACCAACCATCAACACATCGCAGCACGACTCATCGTCACCGACATGGACCCCCTCGCCGCCATGCAATTCGGCACCGACACCCCCACCCTCATCCTCACCCCGCCCAGCCTCATCATCGGCGTCGGTGGTGGCAGCAGCATCAACGCCCGCGACATCCTCAAACACCTACGCGAAATCATGTCAGCCAACCTCCTGGCCTCCGGCGCCATCGCCACCCTCGTTAGCATCGACCGCAACGGAAAATACGGACTCCTCACCGAAACCGCACTCCTACTCGAACACCTCGAAAAAAACCACCGCCACGAAATCGGCGTCAAGGTCTACGACCCCCACACCCTCGCCCAACACGACACCCCTAACCCCAACCCTCACGTCGCAGACCTCACCGGCACCCCCTCCGTCGCAGAAGCCGCAGTCCTAGCCACCGGAGCCCGCCTCATCATCCCCAAACACATCGCCAATCACTCACACGGATCCAGCACCATCGCCATCGGCCGTATCACCCCATAA
- the cbiE gene encoding precorrin-6y C5,15-methyltransferase (decarboxylating) subunit CbiE, with the protein MDTTSHQHNTHPITLIGIGADGWDSLTPHAQHTLHTATTIIGAPRQLDLLPATITAQHIPWGKPLRPSIRPLIRQHAPNNNLAILASGDPWHYGIGHALTEELTHETHDTGTHYPLTTIPTTSSMALACARMQWPAETVTIITTVGRDTHTLNRHLHPNTRILTLIPRGTTIIDLAKHLTNHGYHNAELTLLSDLGTPKETHTTATATAWTTHHTNLPTLAIAAINTNTPTTNPNPRHPGLVPGLPDETFTTDGQLTKWETRAITLAALAPRPHELLWDIGSGTGTIALEWCLTHPTTHAISIETRPDRTANITTNAHNLGVNTTLQTITGHAPEALHDLPQPNAIFIGGGATTPQLLETCWNALPPGGRIVANAVTIETENRLINAHTTWGGELGHIQISRAQPIGTYTSWTPARPVTQWRARKPHLINEGTTR; encoded by the coding sequence ATGGACACCACAAGCCATCAACACAACACACACCCCATCACCCTCATCGGAATCGGCGCCGACGGATGGGACAGCCTCACCCCCCACGCACAGCACACCCTCCACACAGCCACCACCATCATCGGTGCCCCCCGCCAACTCGACCTCCTCCCCGCCACCATCACCGCCCAACACATCCCCTGGGGAAAACCCCTACGCCCCTCTATCCGCCCCCTCATCCGCCAACACGCCCCCAACAACAACCTCGCCATCCTCGCCAGCGGCGACCCCTGGCACTACGGCATCGGCCACGCCCTCACCGAAGAACTCACCCACGAAACCCACGACACCGGCACCCACTACCCCCTCACCACCATCCCCACCACCTCATCCATGGCACTAGCCTGCGCCCGCATGCAATGGCCCGCCGAAACCGTCACCATCATCACCACCGTCGGCCGCGACACCCACACCCTCAACCGCCACCTACACCCCAATACCCGCATCCTCACACTCATTCCACGCGGCACCACCATCATCGACCTGGCAAAACACCTCACCAACCACGGCTACCACAACGCTGAACTCACCCTCCTCAGCGACCTAGGTACCCCCAAAGAAACCCACACCACCGCCACCGCCACCGCCTGGACCACCCACCACACCAACCTGCCCACCCTCGCCATCGCCGCCATCAACACCAACACCCCCACCACCAACCCCAACCCACGCCACCCCGGACTCGTCCCAGGCCTACCCGACGAAACCTTCACCACCGACGGCCAACTCACCAAATGGGAAACCCGAGCCATCACCCTCGCCGCCCTGGCCCCACGCCCCCACGAACTCCTCTGGGACATCGGCAGCGGCACCGGAACCATTGCCCTCGAATGGTGCCTAACCCACCCCACCACCCACGCCATCTCCATCGAAACCCGCCCCGACCGCACCGCCAACATCACCACTAACGCCCACAACCTCGGCGTCAACACCACCCTGCAAACCATCACCGGCCATGCACCCGAAGCACTCCACGACCTACCCCAACCCAACGCCATCTTCATCGGCGGCGGCGCAACCACCCCCCAACTCCTCGAAACATGCTGGAACGCCCTCCCACCCGGAGGCCGCATCGTCGCCAATGCAGTCACCATCGAAACCGAAAACCGCCTCATCAACGCCCACACCACCTGGGGCGGCGAACTAGGCCACATACAAATCAGCCGCGCACAACCCATCGGCACCTACACCTCATGGACCCCAGCGCGCCCCGTCACCCAATGGCGAGCACGCAAACCCCACCTCATCAACGAAGGAACAACCCGATGA
- a CDS encoding peptidoglycan-binding domain-containing protein, whose protein sequence is MRTTLALALAAALITTPIPATATHGDHTGNPDTYAGTPMPPPHTPTSAHTPTSAHTPITTTKNTQITNPTSSAPLPTTIDIQPSYIPQISCDPIDRPGTLALGNLLVNTYKTGYVGYSRFCSEGGTSEHYDGRALDWMLDATNPTQKTIGDTAATWLTANNGENARRLGIQYIIWNATMWRAYAPERGWATYTGPNPHTDHIHISLTWDGANRRTSWWTGTAITSLDLGPCRATTGNPWALLYTGKRTTPCPTPTPGPSTTKTTWVPGNTSPQITEAQKLLGITADGKFGYATRNAIIAYQKRTSIPITGVLDQSTWAALDPSSLTTTPTPAPAPTPAPSPSPSQTPSTITTPATAYRTTTLRPGSRGPAVKALQTLLRIPTTSTYDPRTTNAVKTLQKKWKLPATGTTNLKTWNRAELNRYPWLPYTGTTLRPGSRGPAVKALQTLLRIPADGIFGPATRNALTTTQKKLRTPQTGITDPTTWKAFIRL, encoded by the coding sequence ATGCGCACCACACTCGCCCTAGCCCTAGCCGCCGCCCTCATCACCACCCCCATCCCCGCCACCGCCACCCACGGCGACCACACCGGCAACCCCGACACCTATGCAGGCACCCCCATGCCACCACCACACACCCCCACCAGCGCACACACCCCCACCAGCGCACACACCCCCATCACCACCACAAAAAACACCCAAATCACCAACCCAACCAGTTCCGCCCCCCTCCCAACCACCATCGACATTCAACCCAGCTACATCCCCCAAATCTCCTGCGATCCCATCGACCGCCCAGGAACCCTCGCCCTAGGCAACCTCCTGGTCAACACCTACAAAACCGGCTACGTCGGCTACTCCCGCTTCTGCTCCGAAGGCGGAACCAGCGAACACTACGACGGACGCGCCCTGGACTGGATGCTCGATGCCACCAACCCCACCCAAAAAACCATCGGCGACACCGCAGCCACCTGGCTCACCGCCAACAACGGCGAAAACGCCCGCCGCCTAGGCATCCAATACATCATCTGGAATGCCACCATGTGGCGCGCATACGCCCCCGAACGCGGCTGGGCCACCTACACCGGACCAAACCCCCACACCGACCACATCCACATCTCCCTCACCTGGGACGGAGCCAACCGGCGCACCAGCTGGTGGACCGGAACCGCCATCACCAGCCTGGACTTAGGCCCTTGCCGAGCAACCACAGGAAACCCCTGGGCCCTCCTCTATACCGGCAAACGCACCACCCCCTGCCCAACCCCAACCCCCGGGCCCAGCACCACCAAAACCACCTGGGTCCCCGGCAACACCAGCCCCCAAATCACTGAAGCCCAAAAACTCCTCGGCATCACCGCCGACGGCAAATTCGGTTACGCAACCCGCAACGCCATCATCGCCTACCAAAAACGCACCTCAATTCCCATCACTGGAGTCCTAGACCAATCCACTTGGGCCGCCCTAGACCCCAGCTCACTCACCACCACACCCACTCCAGCTCCGGCACCAACGCCAGCACCCTCACCCTCGCCCAGCCAAACCCCCAGCACCATCACCACCCCCGCCACCGCCTACCGCACCACCACCCTGCGCCCAGGCTCACGCGGCCCCGCCGTCAAAGCACTCCAAACCCTCCTACGCATCCCCACCACCAGCACATACGACCCACGCACCACCAACGCAGTCAAAACCCTCCAAAAAAAGTGGAAACTCCCCGCCACCGGCACCACCAACCTCAAAACCTGGAACCGCGCCGAACTCAACCGCTACCCCTGGCTCCCATACACAGGTACCACCCTGCGCCCAGGCTCACGCGGCCCCGCCGTCAAAGCACTCCAAACCCTCCTACGCATCCCCGCCGACGGCATCTTCGGCCCCGCAACCCGCAACGCCCTCACCACCACCCAAAAGAAACTCCGCACCCCCCAAACCGGTATCACCGACCCCACAACCTGGAAGGCATTCATACGCCTCTAA
- a CDS encoding Gfo/Idh/MocA family protein, giving the protein MANLRAGLIGLGMMGRHHGRVLAGLDGVDLVAVADPNGDPHDIAQGRPLVNSIEELLAHNLDYCMVAVPTVYHLEIGLALAEAGVHALIEKPLAQDTSSAQKLVDAFDKAGLIGATGHIERYNPALQQAKARIEAGDLGDVYQIVTRRQGPFPARIADVGVVKDLGTHDIDLTSWLRSSAYTSVGARTAFRSGREYEDMVLMNGLLADGTITQHTVNWLSPFKERITFITGEKGAFIADTLTAELAFHANGNVTSEWQGLAQFKGVSEGDYTRFAISKREPLLVEHENFRDAVLGKDSDIVTLEQGMRNVKVAEAAIESAKTGQTIDL; this is encoded by the coding sequence ATGGCAAACCTCCGCGCAGGCCTCATCGGCCTCGGCATGATGGGCCGCCACCACGGACGCGTCCTGGCAGGACTTGACGGCGTCGACCTCGTCGCCGTCGCCGACCCCAACGGCGACCCCCACGACATCGCCCAAGGGCGCCCCCTCGTCAACAGCATCGAGGAACTCCTCGCCCACAACCTCGACTACTGCATGGTCGCGGTCCCCACCGTCTACCACCTAGAAATCGGACTCGCCCTGGCCGAAGCTGGGGTCCACGCCCTCATCGAAAAACCCCTCGCCCAAGACACCTCCTCGGCCCAAAAGCTCGTCGACGCATTCGACAAAGCAGGACTCATCGGCGCCACCGGACATATCGAGCGCTACAACCCCGCCCTGCAACAAGCCAAAGCCCGCATCGAAGCAGGCGACCTCGGCGACGTGTACCAAATCGTCACCCGCCGCCAAGGCCCCTTCCCCGCCCGCATCGCCGATGTCGGTGTCGTCAAAGACCTCGGCACCCACGACATCGACCTCACCAGCTGGCTGCGCTCCAGCGCCTACACCTCCGTCGGCGCCCGCACCGCCTTCCGCTCCGGACGCGAATACGAAGACATGGTTCTCATGAACGGTCTACTTGCCGACGGAACCATCACCCAACACACCGTGAACTGGCTCTCACCATTCAAAGAACGCATCACCTTCATCACCGGCGAAAAAGGTGCCTTCATCGCCGACACCCTCACCGCTGAACTGGCCTTCCACGCTAACGGCAACGTCACCTCCGAATGGCAAGGCCTAGCCCAATTCAAAGGTGTCTCCGAAGGCGACTACACCCGATTCGCAATCTCCAAACGAGAACCACTCCTCGTCGAGCACGAAAACTTCCGCGACGCAGTCCTAGGAAAAGACTCCGACATCGTCACCCTCGAACAAGGCATGCGTAACGTCAAAGTCGCCGAAGCAGCCATCGAATCAGCCAAAACAGGTCAAACCATCGACCTCTAA
- a CDS encoding DegT/DnrJ/EryC1/StrS family aminotransferase produces the protein MTEFIPPAKPLIGDEERAAVDAVMRSGMLAQGPQVKAFEEEFSEHFGLGRACVAVNSGTSGLHLGLLAAGVGPGDEVIVPSFTFAATANSVALTGATPVFADIEPGSFCLSAESVESAITDKTVGIMPVHLYGHPADMVALQAVADKHGIKIFEDAAQAHGASLHGTPVGAFGAFAMFSLYPTKNMTSGEGGMVSAADENIEHNLRLYRNQGMLQQYHNEVVGMNYRMTDIHAAIGRVQLTKVDAWTKTRQENAAFLSSNLRGVTPPPVAEGAVHVYHQYTIRIPEGRDEFAQALKDEYSIGSGMFYPVPNHRLKPFAAAGRTAGDLVETERAAKECLSLPVHPSVDRAGLERIVTAVNTLAKAGA, from the coding sequence GTGACCGAGTTCATTCCTCCGGCAAAGCCGCTGATCGGCGATGAGGAGCGCGCTGCCGTCGATGCAGTGATGCGCAGCGGCATGCTGGCTCAAGGGCCGCAGGTAAAGGCATTCGAAGAGGAGTTCTCCGAGCACTTCGGTCTCGGACGCGCATGCGTGGCCGTGAACTCCGGCACCTCCGGCCTCCACCTCGGACTCCTCGCAGCAGGTGTAGGTCCCGGCGACGAGGTGATCGTCCCCTCCTTCACCTTCGCAGCCACCGCGAACTCCGTGGCCCTGACCGGAGCCACCCCCGTCTTCGCCGACATCGAACCAGGAAGCTTCTGCCTCAGCGCCGAGTCGGTTGAATCAGCCATCACCGACAAAACCGTCGGCATCATGCCCGTCCACCTGTACGGCCACCCCGCCGACATGGTCGCTCTTCAAGCCGTCGCCGACAAACACGGCATCAAAATCTTCGAAGACGCAGCCCAAGCTCACGGCGCATCCCTCCACGGCACCCCCGTCGGCGCATTCGGCGCATTCGCGATGTTCTCGCTTTACCCCACCAAGAACATGACCTCCGGCGAAGGCGGCATGGTCTCAGCGGCCGACGAAAACATCGAGCACAACCTGCGCCTCTACCGCAACCAAGGAATGCTGCAGCAGTACCACAACGAAGTCGTCGGCATGAACTACCGCATGACCGATATTCACGCAGCCATCGGCCGTGTCCAGCTCACCAAAGTCGACGCCTGGACCAAAACCCGCCAAGAAAACGCTGCATTCCTCTCCAGCAACCTACGCGGAGTCACCCCACCACCAGTTGCCGAAGGCGCCGTACACGTTTACCACCAGTACACGATCCGCATCCCCGAAGGCCGCGACGAATTCGCCCAAGCCCTCAAAGACGAATACAGCATCGGCTCAGGCATGTTCTACCCCGTGCCCAACCACCGCCTCAAACCATTTGCTGCAGCAGGCCGCACCGCAGGCGACCTGGTTGAAACCGAACGCGCCGCCAAGGAGTGCCTCTCCCTACCGGTCCACCCCAGCGTGGACCGCGCCGGACTTGAGCGCATCGTCACCGCAGTCAACACCCTCGCCAAGGCAGGTGCATAA
- the wecB gene encoding non-hydrolyzing UDP-N-acetylglucosamine 2-epimerase, translated as MKVLSVVGARPQFVKLAPVARAFAAAGNIEHVIVHTGQHYDAMLSDVFFDDLHIPAPDVHLGVGSGNHGAQTGRMLEQIEPVLLEHKPDWTLVYGDTNSTIAAALAAVKQHLPVAHLEAGLRSFNRRMPEEHNRVLTDHASDLLLSPTQVGMDHLEREGLAEKSVLVGDVMTDVCFTVRDGVGSEPLQLPADVDERFDPDKPFVLATIHRPDNTDTPQRLGEIIAAFRDLPTQVLLLAHPRLVAKAQTHGIDLFGGNLHGASPLAYPQMVRAVMGAAGVVTDSGGLQKEAFLLQTPCTTIRPETEWVETLEGGWNILDNDLAQLRDVAVRQAPAGEQGAPYGDGNASEKVAAVLAERAH; from the coding sequence GTGAAGGTCCTCAGTGTCGTCGGGGCAAGACCGCAGTTTGTGAAGTTGGCGCCGGTGGCGCGGGCATTTGCTGCGGCCGGGAATATCGAGCATGTGATTGTTCACACAGGGCAGCATTACGACGCCATGTTGAGTGATGTTTTCTTCGATGATCTGCATATTCCGGCGCCGGATGTTCATTTGGGTGTGGGGTCAGGCAACCATGGGGCACAGACGGGCCGGATGCTTGAGCAGATTGAGCCGGTGTTGTTGGAGCACAAGCCGGATTGGACTTTGGTTTACGGGGATACAAACTCGACTATTGCTGCTGCTTTGGCAGCGGTGAAGCAGCATCTACCTGTTGCGCATTTGGAAGCTGGGTTGCGTAGTTTTAATCGGCGGATGCCTGAGGAGCACAACCGGGTGTTGACCGATCATGCGTCGGATTTGTTGCTCTCCCCTACCCAGGTAGGTATGGATCACTTGGAGCGTGAAGGCTTAGCAGAGAAGTCCGTGCTGGTGGGCGATGTGATGACCGATGTGTGTTTCACGGTGCGTGATGGTGTGGGGTCCGAGCCACTGCAGTTGCCTGCTGATGTTGATGAGCGTTTCGATCCGGACAAGCCGTTTGTGTTGGCTACGATTCACCGCCCGGATAACACGGATACTCCGCAGCGTTTGGGTGAGATCATCGCGGCTTTCCGTGATTTGCCTACGCAGGTGTTGTTGTTGGCGCATCCGCGGCTAGTAGCTAAGGCTCAAACTCACGGTATTGATCTTTTTGGTGGGAATTTGCACGGCGCTTCTCCGCTGGCGTATCCGCAGATGGTGCGTGCGGTGATGGGCGCTGCTGGTGTGGTGACGGATTCGGGTGGTTTGCAGAAGGAAGCGTTCTTGTTACAGACGCCGTGCACAACGATCCGTCCGGAGACTGAATGGGTAGAGACGCTGGAGGGCGGCTGGAACATTCTCGATAACGATCTGGCTCAGTTGCGTGATGTGGCGGTGCGGCAGGCCCCTGCTGGGGAGCAGGGCGCGCCGTACGGTGATGGGAACGCTTCAGAGAAAGTCGCGGCTGTTTTGGCTGAACGCGCTCACTGA